In Chitinispirillum alkaliphilum, a genomic segment contains:
- a CDS encoding Transcription termination protein NusA → MKKKSKSETLKASDIVNSIGAVTKEKSISMDLVLDTLKDALATAAKKYLGRPTHVEVVIDREKGSLEVFTRQTVVEEVEDFETQISLKEAREIDEDLEVGDELIQDLDIDLFGRTAIQTAKQVIVQRVREAEREKIFADYSERIGELITGTVQQVEKGNILVNLGRTEALLPYREQIRKEHYRQGENIRACISDVKNNIKGPQVIISRTSPMFLERLFELEVPEIFDKTVRIIKVVRDPGHRSKIAVTTNDSRVDPVGACVGMRGNRVQAIVRELSNERIDIINWTDEVTLLVRRVFAPAEVKRVIPVGEHKIVVVISEEDLAQAIGREGQNIRLASKMLDKEIDVFGDEEFASLSEEQRAAALSEPEPQPAPGEEIQGDSDSSLPAEPETQEDVSYDEAYDSMREEARGEEFPQNNNEEDAAQSEIISDALESLSETDEESDIAIDKESENKEGNETGSNL, encoded by the coding sequence AGAAAAGTAAAAGTGAAACTCTGAAAGCATCTGATATTGTCAATTCTATCGGGGCTGTTACAAAGGAGAAAAGTATCAGCATGGACCTGGTACTGGATACCCTGAAAGACGCGCTGGCTACTGCTGCAAAAAAATATCTGGGCAGACCGACCCATGTAGAAGTTGTTATCGACAGAGAAAAAGGATCCCTTGAGGTATTCACACGCCAAACTGTAGTTGAGGAAGTTGAGGACTTTGAAACCCAGATCAGTCTTAAAGAGGCCCGGGAGATAGATGAGGATCTTGAAGTTGGTGATGAACTGATTCAGGACCTCGACATAGATCTTTTTGGAAGAACCGCCATACAAACCGCAAAACAGGTTATCGTTCAGAGAGTCAGGGAAGCTGAGCGAGAGAAGATTTTCGCCGATTACAGTGAACGTATCGGAGAGCTTATCACCGGTACCGTTCAGCAGGTTGAAAAGGGCAACATTCTGGTTAATCTTGGCAGAACAGAAGCGCTTCTCCCCTATAGGGAGCAGATCCGCAAGGAGCACTACCGTCAGGGTGAAAACATCCGCGCCTGCATATCAGATGTCAAAAACAACATCAAAGGTCCACAGGTCATTATCTCCCGCACTAGCCCCATGTTTCTGGAACGTTTGTTTGAACTTGAGGTACCGGAAATATTTGATAAGACAGTACGTATTATAAAGGTTGTGCGCGATCCGGGCCATCGGTCCAAAATAGCGGTCACCACCAATGACAGCAGAGTTGACCCGGTGGGAGCGTGTGTGGGGATGAGAGGTAACAGGGTTCAGGCTATTGTTCGTGAACTCTCAAATGAGCGAATTGATATCATAAACTGGACAGATGAAGTAACACTCCTTGTCAGACGTGTTTTTGCCCCTGCAGAAGTAAAACGTGTCATCCCCGTTGGTGAACACAAGATCGTTGTCGTTATCTCGGAAGAAGACCTTGCTCAGGCAATAGGCCGGGAGGGTCAGAATATCCGTCTTGCCTCCAAAATGCTTGATAAAGAGATTGATGTTTTTGGTGATGAGGAGTTCGCCTCTCTAAGCGAAGAGCAGCGTGCTGCAGCACTGAGTGAACCTGAGCCACAGCCAGCCCCCGGTGAAGAGATTCAGGGAGATTCCGATTCGTCACTTCCGGCTGAACCGGAGACCCAAGAGGATGTAAGCTACGATGAAGCGTATGATTCAATGAGGGAAGAAGCCAGGGGTGAGGAGTTTCCCCAGAACAACAACGAAGAAGATGCTGCACAAAGCGAAATTATAAGCGATGCTCTGGAATCATTGTCAGAAACAGATGAAGAATCAGATATTGCAATAGATAAAGAAAGCGAAAACAAAGAAGGAAATGAAACCGGCTCAAACTTGTAG